The Podospora pseudocomata strain CBS 415.72m chromosome 1 map unlocalized CBS415.72m_1, whole genome shotgun sequence genome has a segment encoding these proteins:
- a CDS encoding uncharacterized protein (EggNog:ENOG503P0BQ; COG:Q), translating to MPSPSQLRLAAARLSRPPGSYAYRLSGNPQIFKSEPPPACASRTGSLNHTTFLSVKQQAAKMSTMQASHGHNQACCNIPPVVSKGYSAKGSYEEIDGFKTCPSTAKKGILVIYDIFGYFEQTLQGADILATSSSEEYKVVIPDWFKGEPCPIEWYPPNTEEKQKNLGAFFGKNPPPGVAGKLPEYVKALKEKTGVQEWAILGFCWGGKVVSLVTSGDQNPFVVGAECHPAMVDPKEAEGIKIPLILLASKEEPEDKVKEFEEKLKVAKHVETFKDQIHGWMAARSDLSDARVKEEYIRGYKTVLDFFAKNWKA from the exons ATGCCTTCACCAAGCCAGCTCCGTCTCGCAGCCGCCCGGCTCTCCCGTCCTCCTGGCTCTTATGCTTATCGTTTGTCCGGCAACCCCCAGATCTTCAAATCCGAACCTCCTCCTGCGTGTGCCTCTAGAACTGGCTCGTTGAATCACACAACATTTCTCTCTGTAAAACAGCAAGCCGCCAAGATGTCCACCATGCAAGCCTCCCACGGCCACAACCAGGCCTGCTGCAACATCCCTCCTGTTGTCTCCAAGGGTTACTCTGCCAAGGGTAGCTACGAGGAGATTGATGGCTTCAAGACTT gcccctccaccgccaaaaagggcatcctcgtcatctaCGACATCTTCGGCTACTTTGAGCAAACCCTCCAAGGCGCCGACATCCTCgccacttcttcctcggaAGAATACAAAGTCGTCATCCCCGACTGGTTCAAAGGCGAGCCCTGCCCCATCGAGTGGTATCCCCCCAACACGgaagagaagcaaaagaaccTTGGCGCCTTCTTTGGCAAGAACCCGCCTCCCGGCGTGGCCGGCAAGCTCCCTGAGTATGTCAAGGCtctgaaggagaagacggggGTGCAGGAGTGGGCTATTTTGGGT TTCTGCTGGGGCGGGAAGGTTGTGTCTCTCGTGACGTCTGGGGATCAGAATCCTTTTGTTGTCGGCGCAGAGTGCCATCCTGCTATGGTTGACCccaaggaggcggaggggatCAAGATCCCGCTTATTTTGCTTGCGTCCAaggaggagccggaggacaaggtcaaggagtttgaggagaaACTCAAGGTGGCGAAGCATGTCGAGACGTTCAAGGACCAGATCCACGGGtggatggcggcgaggagtGATCTGAGCGATgcgagggtgaaggaggagtaTATCAGGGGATATAAGACGGTGTTGGACTTCTTTGCGAAGAACTGGAAGGCGTGA
- a CDS encoding uncharacterized protein (COG:S; EggNog:ENOG503P750) — translation MARQGDEQLDMDQIDMSMTFSPAHEVGISCGTVTIDPGRAKVLIIWNNRLQIHQLPKGRRNVEEHWFDTALRETHEETGFTATPLALKVPTRAQLPKRALPNKGKGYKKPEILWDHVSREFIGTCSYPDPQSKSPSFKTVYYWAATCDSTSTPDKDTQDEGENLVPKWIDLVDIEKFLRFGAEVAVVKKAVADMKRSGHKIGEQ, via the coding sequence ATGGCTCGCCAGGGTGATGAGCAGTTGGATATGGACCAGATTGACATGAGCATGACGTTTAGTCCGGCGCACGAGGTTGGAATATCCTGCGGCACCGTAACAATCGACCCTGGGAGAGCGAAGGTCCTCATCATCTGGAACAACCGCCTTCAGATCCATCAACTCCCGAAAGGCAGAAGGAACGTTGAAGAGCACTGGTTCGACACAGCCCTCAGGGAGACGCACGAGGAGACCGGGTTTACGGCTACGCCTTTGGCACTCAAGGTTCCCACGAGAGCCCAACTGCCGAAAAGGGCCCTCCccaacaagggcaagggctACAAGAAGCCAGAGATTCTTTGGGACCACGTTAGCAGGGAGTTCATCGGGACATGCTCCTACCCCGATCCTCAGTCCAAGTCACCATCCTTCAAGACGGTGTACTACTGGGCAGCAACATGTGACTCCACCTCGACGCCCGATAAGGACACgcaggatgagggagagaaCCTGGTGCCAAAATGGATCGACCTTGTTGATATCGAGAAGTTTCTTCGATTCGGGGCTGAGGTTGccgtggtgaagaaggcggtgGCGGACATGAAGCGGTCCGGCCATAAGATTGGCGAACAGTGA